Genomic window (Methanobrevibacter olleyae):
TTCCCTCCTCAAGTTCTTGTTGGTGAAGGAGGAATTATTGAAGATATGAAGAATGAAATGTACTATTTAAAATCTGCAGGTGCAGATGAAAGAGATTTCATATTTTTAGTAGGAAACTGTCAAGGTTTATCAACTGAAGGTCAATATGAACTTTGTGGTTCTGTACTTGATTTTGTAGAATCATTAGGTGCTAAAGAATTATACACTTTAGGTGGTCTTGCAACTGGTCAGCCTATTGAAGGGGTAGAAGGCCGTGTTTTAGGTGCAGCTACTGATGAAGCATCTATTGAAATGCTTAAAGAAGCAGATATTGAAATTAGGTCTGCCGATGGTGGCATTGTTGGTGCTTCTGGTTTATTTTTAGGTTTAGCTAGACTCCGCGGTATGGCTGGATTTTGTTTAATGGGTAAAACTCCAGGTTATTTCATTGATGCTGAAGCAGCTGAAGCTATTTTACAAAAGTTAGCTATTCTTGTAAAGCTTGAAGTAAGTACTGAAGAGTTAGAAGCAAAGGCTGAAGAAATCCGTGAAATGATTAGTCAAGCTCAACAAATGGAACAAGAAATGCTTAGTAGAGCTATGGGCCAACAGGCACCTCAGCAAGCTCAAGATGACCTTAGATATATCGGATAATCAGATTCATGGGCTTTAGTCTATAGAATCTTGATTAAAATATTTTCTAAAAAATTGTTTTTTTTTTAACTTTAAATTTTTATTTTTTTATTTTTTATACTTTTATATTTTTACTATTTTTACTATTTTTAATATTTTTACTATTTATCGTACTGTTTTATAAATATAAAACTATTTTTTAATTAATTTTTTATACTTTGTAAAACGGAAATAATAAATTATTATTTTAGGGTTCTGAGTTTTCACATGAAAAAATTCAGCTTCCTAAATCCTTTTTATTTATTTATCTATTTTTTGTTTTTTATTTATTTAGGGAACTATTTTATTTCATTTACATTTTCTAATAATTTATCGAAGTCTGAACGATAATTTTTATCTTGGATTGGCCTATATTTTGTATATTCTTTATTTGCTATTTCTTTAGCTTCTTTCATACTTACATTGCCTTTATTATTTAGAATATCATATTCGTTAAAATCTAGAAATCCATCTAATTTTTGAGACCAATCATCCATATACATTAATCTTTGTCTTTTTGCTTGTAGTTCTGCATAATCTAAGTACATATTTACTAAACTATTTAATTCATCTAATTCTTCTTTGTTAAGATAATTTTTAGCTATTTCAGT
Coding sequences:
- a CDS encoding proteasome assembly chaperone family protein, giving the protein MRTTQFKVLEEVSLNNPIFIEALPGIGHVGKLAIDHVIDELDATKFVEIYSPYFPPQVLVGEGGIIEDMKNEMYYLKSAGADERDFIFLVGNCQGLSTEGQYELCGSVLDFVESLGAKELYTLGGLATGQPIEGVEGRVLGAATDEASIEMLKEADIEIRSADGGIVGASGLFLGLARLRGMAGFCLMGKTPGYFIDAEAAEAILQKLAILVKLEVSTEELEAKAEEIREMISQAQQMEQEMLSRAMGQQAPQQAQDDLRYIG